From the Nodularia sphaerocarpa UHCC 0038 genome, the window ACAATAGGATAAATAAGAGGTGAAAAATCTGAAGAGTGAAGCGTTATCCACAGTATAAAGATTCTGGTGTAGAGTGGTTGGGGGATATTCCTGAACATTGGGAAGTTAAAAGACTTAAGTTTGTTGTTAAAAATGTTATTCAGCAAAAAGATTTTAAAACAGAGCTAGAGACCTATATAGCACTTGAGTATATAGAGAGTTGGACTGGAAAATTAAAAGAACCAGATGAAGAAGTTATTTTTGAAAGCACGGTAAAGTGTTTTTCTCCTAATGATATACTTTTCTGTAAGTTAAGACCTTATTTAGCAAAAGTAGTTCTAGCTGAAAAACACGGTGTATGTGTAGGGGAATTATTAGTTATTAGATTTAATGAAAATATATTATTACCTAAATTTATTTTTTATGACTTCCTTTCAAAACGTTTTATTGAGCTTGTTAATTCTTCGACTTACGGTGCAAAAATGCCGCGAGCAAGCTGGACATTTATTAGTAATATAGGTTTTCACATTCCCCCGCTATCTGAACAAAAAAAGATCGCTTGCTTCCTTGACAGCAAATTAGAAGAGATAGACAAGTTCATCAGCAACAAACAACGGCTGATAGAATTACTCAAAGAACAGAAAACCGCCATCATTAACCGTGCTGTTACCAAAGGACTCAACCCCCATGCACCTATGAAACCTTCTGGTATTGAGTGGTTGGGTGATATTCCAGCCCATTGGGAGGTTAAAAAGCTGAAGTATATAGCCCAAATAGTTTTAGGTAAAATGCTTCAAGGTGACTCTAGTGGTAATGATTATTTAAAACCTTATTTAAGGTCAGCAAATATTCAATGGGATAAAGCTGATGTTTCTGACATAAAACAAATGTGGCTGACTAAAAACGAGATGAATTCGTATTTAGTAAAAAGCAAAGATATTTTAGTAAGTGAAGGTGGTGAAGTTGGACGAGCTTGTATTTGGAATAATGAAATTGAAGAATGTTATATACAAAACTCTGTACACAAAATAACTTGTAGTCAGAAATCTTCTGCTTTTTATATCTATTATCAGTTTTATATTATCGGTCATAAAGGATATTTTGAGTCTATTGTAAATCGTGTTAGTATTGGTCACTTAACAAGGGAAAAATTAATAAATATCAAATTTATTATTCCACCCCTATCCGAACAAAACAATATCGCTGACTTTATAAATCAAGAATCAGCAAAAATCAATCAAGCCATAACCACAATAGAAAAAGAAATCGAACTAATAAAAGAATACCGAACCACCTTAATATCAGAAGCAGTCACCGGGAAAATAGATGTACGGGAAACCTAACCCCCTAACCCCCTTCCCTTGTAGGGAAGGGGGAAAATTCAAAGCCTCTCCCCTTGTAGGGGAGAGGTTTGGAGAGAGGTTTTCCATATTACCAAACTCGTAATAAAATAGGTATGATAAAAAAACCAGTGTAAAAAATAGCATAAAAATCCTATGGTCAGCAAAACCAACGAGTCAGCCTTAGAAATCTGTATAGAAACTGCACTCATTGAACGCGCTGGCTATGAAAAAGGAAACCCCGCAGACTTTAACCGCAAAATTGCTATAGACGAAGAAAAATTCTGGCGCTTCTTAGAAACCACCCAACCAGAAGAACTAGCGAAACTTCAAGACCGCACCAACTGGAAAAACTTGATTTTAGAACGGTGCGATCGCAAAATAAAAAAAGATGGTATTCTCTCTGTCCTCAAAAAAGGATTATCTATAGATAACGCCCATCTCACCTTACTTTACAGCCAACCATACAACGACACAAACCAAGCTGTAACAGAGAACTTCCAAAAAAACATCTTTTCAATTACCCGTCAAGTACATTACTCCCAAAAAGACCCAGCATTATCCATTGATATAGTAATATTTCTCAACGGATGTGCGATCGCCACCATAGAATTAAAAAACCCTTGGACAAACCAAACAGTTTACCACGCCAAAAAACAATACCGAGAAAACCGCAACCCCCAAGAACCACTCTTCCAATTTGCGCGTTGTCTAGTTCACTTCGCAATTGACACAGATGAAATATGGATGACAACCAAATTAGACCGAGAAAAAACCTACTTTCTCCCCTTCAACAAAGGTTTTAACTTCGGAAAAGGAAACCCACCCAACCCCAACGGACATAAATCTGCATACCTCTGGGAAAATATTCTTACCCGTCCCATTTTCACCAACATCATTGAACACTTCGCCATTCTCATTCCCAGCGACAGCAAAACACCCCTAATAGAAAAAACCCTATTCTTTCCCCGCTATCACCAACTAGATGTAGTCCGCCAACTATTAACTCACGCTAAAATAAACGGTACTGGACAAACATATCTAATTCAACATTCCGCAGGTTCAGGAAAATCCAACTCCATCACATGGATAACATATCAATTAATAGAACTCTACGCCCAAAACGCAGACAGTCCCCTATTTGATTCCGTCGTAGTTGTCACAGATAGACGCATCCTAGATAAACAACTCAAAGACAATATCAAAGACTTTTCTCAAGTTAAAAACATAGTCGCCCACGCCACAAATTCCAAAGACTTAAAAACAGCCCTAGAGAACGGTAAAAAAATCATCATTACGACAATTCAAAAATTCCCCTTCATCATAGAAGGTATTGAAGACTTGAGTAAAAACACCTTCGCCGTTATCATCGACGAAGCCCACTCTTCCCAAAGCGGTAAAGCCGCAGATAATTTAAATATAGCCCTTGGTAAAACAGAAGAAGAAGACGAAGAAGATTTACAAGATAAAATTCTCAAAGCAATGGATGGGCGCAAACTGAGTAAAAACGCTTCTTATTTTGCCTTTACCGCCACACCCAAAAACGCCACCCTAGAAAAATTTGGTCAACCAACCCCAGAAGGCAAATTTGCACCGTTTCATCTTTATTCAATGAAACAAGCCATAGAAGAAGGCTTTATATTAGATGTATTAGCCAATTATACCACATACAAAAGTTATTACGAAATTAAAAAATCTATTCAAGATAATCCCAACTTTAATACTACCCAAGCCCAAAAAAAGCTGCGAGCTTACGTGGAAGGAAATAAACAAACCATCAGCACCAAAGCCGAGATTATAGTTAACCATTTTATCACCCAAGTGTGGCAACCCAAAAAGCTCAAAGGTGAAGGAAAAGCAATGGTTGTCACCCGCAATATTGAAGCAGCAATTCGTTATTTTTTCGCCATCCGCGATTTATTAACACAGGCGAAAGTCCCATTTAAAGCCATTATCGCCTTTTCCGGTAAAAAGACCATAGACGGAATTGAATACACCGAAGAAATCATTAACAAATTCCCCAGTAAAGATATTTCCGACGAGTTCAAAAAACCCGATTATAAAATATTAGTCGTCGCCAATAAATTTATCACCGGCTTTGATGAACCTTTATTACATACCATGTATGTGGACAAAAAATTACAATCAGTCACAGCAGTCCAAACCCTATCACGGCTAAATCGCTGTAACGCCAAAATGGGGAAACAAGACACATTTATTTTAGACTTTTACAACACCGTCAGCGATATTCAAACCGCCTTTGACCCCTTCTACACCGCCACATCATTAAGCGAACCCACAGATATTAATGTTCTCCATGACCTGAAAGAAGCATTAGACGAGGTGGGAGTTTATGAATGGTCAGAAATTGAGCAATTTAACGAATTATTTTTTAATAACGTCGAAGCCGAAAAACTCAGCCCTCTGATTGATATTGCTGTCGCGCGTTTTAGCTCAGAATTAGAACTAGAAGCAACCAGTAAAATCGACTTTAAAATTAAAGCGAAACAGTTCGTCAAAATTTATGGACAAGTAGCCTGCATGATTCCCTATAATAATCTGCAATGGGAAATGCAGTATTGGTTCCTAAAATTTATCATTCCCAAACTGGCGGTAAAAAATCCTGAGCAAGAGCAACTTGATCAACTTTTAGAAAGTGTAGACCTTTCCACCTACGCCATAGAAAGAACTAAACTTAATTATAGCATAAAACTTGATAATTCTCCATCAGAAATAGACCCCCAAAACTCAAATATCCGGGGCTACCACAGTGAAGCACCACAACAAGATCCCCTAGATGAAATCATCGCTACTTTTAACAATCGCTTTTTTACAGATTGGGATGCTACACCCGAAGAACAACGAGTAAAATTCATTAACATCGCCCAACACGTCAGAGAAAATCCCGACTATCAAAATCAAGTCCTCAACAACCCAGACACACAAAATCGCCGTTTAGCATTAGAGAAATTAATTAAACAAGCCATCAACAAAGAACGTAAACATGAACTCGAATTATATAAACGTTACGCTTCCGACCCAGATTTTAAAACAGCATTTGATGCCACAATTATGCAATTGCTAGCCCAAATTAATCTAGAAAATCCCCAACAATTTGCCGGATAAACAATATATAAGAACCCCACCCCCAACCGCCTAAGCGCAAGCGAGGAGGGGGCTATAATGTACTTCATTCAAATCTCCCCTCTCCTTACTAAGGAGAGGGGCTGGGGGTGAGGTTCTTTCTTTTATTCAATTCACATTCCTAAGAGTACCGCACCAAGACCTCGAAGACGGTGCGTTAGGCTAAAGCCATAACACACCCTACATATACTTAGATTTTTTCAATAATCAAATCGGATTCTTATAACATCAAAAACCGAGGCTTTAAACCCGTATTCAAATCTCCCCTCTCCTTACTAAGGAGAGGGGCTGGGGGTGAGGTTCTTGGATGGGGCGTTGCGCTACGTGACAACACATACAAGAATTAATTGACCACAGATGAACACAGATAATATAATATTTCAGCAGACTAAGAAACACATATAAAATAAGATTAAATCCCCAAAAAAAACTCCTCAACTCCTCCTCTCTGCGCCTCTGCGTGATAATCATATCTTAATCATCAACAGTGACAAATTCGGGTTACTGTAAAATACAGCCCTTTCTCCCTTCCCTTTCATCTCAATGAGTGCAGAAATTATTTGTGTTGGTACAGAACTCTTACTAGGGGATATCCTCAACGGTAACTCGCAATATTTAGCCCAACAATTAGCCCAACTAGGGATACCCCACTACTATCAAACAGTGGTTGGCGATAACCCAGAAAGATTAAAGCAAGTTATAGAAATTGCTATATCAAGAGCGCAAATTCTTATTTTTACTGGTGGTCTTGGTCCCACACCCGACGACCTCACCTGCGAAACCATAGCAGATTTTTTTGGCGTTCCTTTAATAGAACATCCAGAAATCATCGAAGACATTACTCAAAAATTCGCCCAACGTGGTCGGGTAATGTCACCCAGTAACCGCAAACAAGCATTAATTCCCCAAGGTGCAGACATTTTACCCAATCCCACTGGTACAGCACCGGGGATTATTTGGCAACCGCGCCCCGAAATCACAATTTTTACCTTTCCTGGTGTCCCGTCAGAAATGCACCGGATGTGGACAGATACAGCAGTCCCTTATCTCAAAAATCAAGGCTGGGGAAAGGAGATTATTTATAGCCGCAGTTTAAGGTTTTGGGGTATTGGTGAATCTGCATTAGCAGAAAAAGTTGCTCCCTATTTTAACTTACCTAATCCCACCGTCGCCCCTTATGCGGGTAAAGGTGAAGTTAGATTACGAATTTCCGCGAAGGCTAATTCAGAAGCTGCTGCTGAGGCTTTAATTTCACCTGTGGAGAAACAGCTAAAAGATATTGCTGGATTAGATTATTACGGCGCTGATGATGAAACTTTGGCTTCTGTAGTTGGTAATTTGTTACGTTTATCAGGGGAAACACTATCAGTAGCCGAGTCCTGTACTGGTGGTGGTTTAGGACAAATGTTAACGGATATTTCTGGGAGTTCTGATTATTTTTGGGGTGGGGTAATTTCTTATGATAATTCGGTGAAGGTGGGGTTACTGGGGGTTAACCCAGAGGATTTAGATAAATTTGGGGCGGTGAGTGGTACTGTTGCAGAACAAATGGCGATGGGGGTAAAAACCCGCCTTTCCACGTCTTGGGGTTTAAGTGTCACTGGTATTGCTGGCCCAACTGGGGGAACTCAGACAAAGCCGGTGGGTTTAGTTTACATCGGTTTAGCGGGTCCAAAAAATGAAGTTGCCAGTTTTGAGTATCGCTTTGGTGCGATGCGTGGACGTGATTTAATTCGTTATGTGAGTGCTAGCACGGCTTTGGATTTGCTGCGACGCAAATTAATTCAGTAGTCATTTGTCATTGGTCATTTGTCATTGGTCATTTGTCATTAGTCATTTGTCATTTGTCATTAGACATTTCCGAAAAAGAATGTAGAGACGTTCCATGGAACGTCTCTACAAGGGTTATAGGAAACGCATATTTAATTGTCACCAGATGTCTATTGGTTATTGAGGGTGGATACCCCGCCCATGACTATGCCACGCCAGCTATTTTGGGTGTGGTTAACTAAGGACAAATGACTAAGGAATGCGGATTTAATAAAATACACCAACCTCACCCCCAACCCCTCTCCTTAGTAAGGAGAGGGGAGACTTTGACGCAACTTTTTAGGCGGGGTGATTTGAAAAACCCGAATTTGGATGTTATTTAATTCAGATTCCTAAGAGGTTGTTTTATAGCAACCTCTAATGACTAATGACTAATGACCAATGACCAATGACTAATGACCAATGACCAATGACTAATGACCAAGTTATTCAGTTTCTGTGAATTCTATAGTTTCCACAAAGTCTAAAATAGTCTCTTTAATGTCTTGGGCTTCTTCTTTAATGGAACTTGGTTTTTCACCGTTAAAAAAGCTGTGCTGGCTGCTAACTATATACAAATAGT encodes:
- a CDS encoding restriction endonuclease subunit S, whose product is MKRYPQYKDSGVEWLGDIPEHWEVKRLKFVVKNVIQQKDFKTELETYIALEYIESWTGKLKEPDEEVIFESTVKCFSPNDILFCKLRPYLAKVVLAEKHGVCVGELLVIRFNENILLPKFIFYDFLSKRFIELVNSSTYGAKMPRASWTFISNIGFHIPPLSEQKKIACFLDSKLEEIDKFISNKQRLIELLKEQKTAIINRAVTKGLNPHAPMKPSGIEWLGDIPAHWEVKKLKYIAQIVLGKMLQGDSSGNDYLKPYLRSANIQWDKADVSDIKQMWLTKNEMNSYLVKSKDILVSEGGEVGRACIWNNEIEECYIQNSVHKITCSQKSSAFYIYYQFYIIGHKGYFESIVNRVSIGHLTREKLINIKFIIPPLSEQNNIADFINQESAKINQAITTIEKEIELIKEYRTTLISEAVTGKIDVRET
- a CDS encoding type I restriction endonuclease subunit R; amino-acid sequence: MVSKTNESALEICIETALIERAGYEKGNPADFNRKIAIDEEKFWRFLETTQPEELAKLQDRTNWKNLILERCDRKIKKDGILSVLKKGLSIDNAHLTLLYSQPYNDTNQAVTENFQKNIFSITRQVHYSQKDPALSIDIVIFLNGCAIATIELKNPWTNQTVYHAKKQYRENRNPQEPLFQFARCLVHFAIDTDEIWMTTKLDREKTYFLPFNKGFNFGKGNPPNPNGHKSAYLWENILTRPIFTNIIEHFAILIPSDSKTPLIEKTLFFPRYHQLDVVRQLLTHAKINGTGQTYLIQHSAGSGKSNSITWITYQLIELYAQNADSPLFDSVVVVTDRRILDKQLKDNIKDFSQVKNIVAHATNSKDLKTALENGKKIIITTIQKFPFIIEGIEDLSKNTFAVIIDEAHSSQSGKAADNLNIALGKTEEEDEEDLQDKILKAMDGRKLSKNASYFAFTATPKNATLEKFGQPTPEGKFAPFHLYSMKQAIEEGFILDVLANYTTYKSYYEIKKSIQDNPNFNTTQAQKKLRAYVEGNKQTISTKAEIIVNHFITQVWQPKKLKGEGKAMVVTRNIEAAIRYFFAIRDLLTQAKVPFKAIIAFSGKKTIDGIEYTEEIINKFPSKDISDEFKKPDYKILVVANKFITGFDEPLLHTMYVDKKLQSVTAVQTLSRLNRCNAKMGKQDTFILDFYNTVSDIQTAFDPFYTATSLSEPTDINVLHDLKEALDEVGVYEWSEIEQFNELFFNNVEAEKLSPLIDIAVARFSSELELEATSKIDFKIKAKQFVKIYGQVACMIPYNNLQWEMQYWFLKFIIPKLAVKNPEQEQLDQLLESVDLSTYAIERTKLNYSIKLDNSPSEIDPQNSNIRGYHSEAPQQDPLDEIIATFNNRFFTDWDATPEEQRVKFINIAQHVRENPDYQNQVLNNPDTQNRRLALEKLIKQAINKERKHELELYKRYASDPDFKTAFDATIMQLLAQINLENPQQFAG
- a CDS encoding competence/damage-inducible protein A gives rise to the protein MSAEIICVGTELLLGDILNGNSQYLAQQLAQLGIPHYYQTVVGDNPERLKQVIEIAISRAQILIFTGGLGPTPDDLTCETIADFFGVPLIEHPEIIEDITQKFAQRGRVMSPSNRKQALIPQGADILPNPTGTAPGIIWQPRPEITIFTFPGVPSEMHRMWTDTAVPYLKNQGWGKEIIYSRSLRFWGIGESALAEKVAPYFNLPNPTVAPYAGKGEVRLRISAKANSEAAAEALISPVEKQLKDIAGLDYYGADDETLASVVGNLLRLSGETLSVAESCTGGGLGQMLTDISGSSDYFWGGVISYDNSVKVGLLGVNPEDLDKFGAVSGTVAEQMAMGVKTRLSTSWGLSVTGIAGPTGGTQTKPVGLVYIGLAGPKNEVASFEYRFGAMRGRDLIRYVSASTALDLLRRKLIQ